The stretch of DNA TTGAAATTGCTTTTGAAGGAATTGCAGAAAGTACACGACATAAATCAGGTGTTGCCGTTCGATTTCCACGAATTTTACGTTGGAGAGAAGATAAATTAGCCAATGAAGCCAATACCAAAGAAGATTTACTAGAAATGCTTAAACGATACGGATCATGAAAAATAATTTTGCTGATGTCTTTTATTACAACCAAAATTGGAAACCTCATCCGTTTCAGAAACAAACGTGGAATGCCATTCAGAAAGGTGAATCGGGTTTATTGAATGCACCGACGGGTTATGGAAAAACATTTGCCATTTGGTTCGGAATTTTAGATTATTACTACAATCAAACCTTAAAGAATAATCCCAAACGAAAAGGTTTACATACTTTATGGATTACGCCTTTGCGTGCTTTATCCAAAGAAATATTTTTAGCTACAAATCGAGTTTCAGATGAGCTAGATTTGGATTATCGCATTGAGTTAAGAACAGGTGATACTTCTTCTTCGGCTCGTCAAAAACAAGTCAAAAACTCTCCTGAAGCTTTAATTACAACTCCAGAAAGTGTTCATTTACTTTTAGCGACAAAACAATGGCGAAAAATTTATGAGAATTTGGAGTTTATTGTGGTGGATGAATGGCACGAATTAATTGGATCCAAACGTGGGGTAATGATGGAATTAGCGATTCAAACGTTACGAACGATTAATCCAAAGTTAAAAGTTTGGGGAATTTCGGCTACGATTGGAAATTTAGATCAAGCCAAGGAAATTTTGATTCCGCATCAATCATCCACATTAATTAAATCCAACATCAAAAAGAAAATCGAAGTCAATACCATTTATCCAGATAATTTGGAGAAATACCCGTGGTCGGGACATATGGGAATTAAATTGATTGATAAAGTGATTCCAATTATTTTAGAACATCAATCGACGTTATTGTTTACCAATACACGCTCCCAAGCGGAGATTTGGTACCAACAATTAATTACCCATCATCCTGATTTTGCTGGTCAAATTGCATTACATCACGGATCTTTAAGCGATGAATTGCGCCTTTGGGTAGAAGATGCACTACATGAAGGCATTTTAAAAGCGGTTGTTTGTACGTCGAGTTTAGATTTAGGAGTCGATTTTCGTTCCGTAGATTGCGTGATACAAATTGGTTCTGCAAAAGGAATTGCACGCTTTTTACAACGTGCAGGACGTTCGGGTCATCGACCAGATGAAACATCAAAAATCTATTTTCTTCCGACTCATTCGTTAGAAATTATGGAAGGTTCATCCATCAAATATGCTTTAGAAAATCAATTCATCGAAGATCGATTGCCCTACATCCGAAGTTTCGATTTATTGATTCAATATATGATGACGATGGCCGTTGGCGAAGGATTAAATCCTGATTTATTGTATAATATAATTCTTCAAACACACGCGTACAACAGTGTAAGTAAAGATGAATTTATGCAATGTTTACATTTATTGACGCAAGGTGGAAAATCGTTAACAGCTTATGAGGAATTCCATAAATTGGAAAAAGACGAAGATGACAATTTATACAAACCTACTTCTCGAAAAGTCGCGATGCAACATCGATTATCGGTTGGTGCCATTGTATCCGATTTAATGATGAAGGTGAAAATGGCGGGTGGTAAATATTTGGGTTCAATTGAGGAAGGATTCATCAGCCGATTAAAAGAAGGAGAGGCCTTTTGGTTTTCAGGACGACCTTTGGAAATTCAACAAATGAAATTCAATGAAGTCATTGTGAAACCTTCTAAAAAGAATAAAGGAACGATTCCGTCTTGGCGAGGGGGTCGAATGGGAATTTCGAGCAATTATGGTCAAGCGATTCGTCATATGTTTGATGAAATGGATCAACGCATATCGAAAAAATATGAAGAATTACGCTATTTACAACCGTTGTTTCAAGAACAACAACGCATCTCCTATTTGCCAAAAGAAAATGAATTATTAGTCGAATACATTCATACGAAAAATGGGTATCACTTCTTATGTTATCCCTATGATGGAAAATTAGTACACGAAGGAATGGCGGCCATTTTAGCTTATCGCATCAGTCAAATCCAACCGATGACGTTTAGTATTTCGTCCAACGATTATGGTTTTGAATTATTAAGTGATCAAGAATTTCCGATTGAAGATTATATTTTCGAATTATTCAGCATAGAAAATCTTTCGGAAGATATTTCCAATGGAGTAAATTTGGAAGAAATGGCACGTCATAAATTTCGCGATATTGCGAGTATTTCTGGTTTAATTTTTAACGGATATCCAGGAAAATCGGTCAAAACGAAACATCTACAAGCCAATGCTTCATTATTCTTCGGGGTTTTTCAAGATTATGAGCCTGAAAA from Faecalibacter sp. LW9 encodes:
- a CDS encoding ligase-associated DNA damage response DEXH box helicase; this encodes MKNNFADVFYYNQNWKPHPFQKQTWNAIQKGESGLLNAPTGYGKTFAIWFGILDYYYNQTLKNNPKRKGLHTLWITPLRALSKEIFLATNRVSDELDLDYRIELRTGDTSSSARQKQVKNSPEALITTPESVHLLLATKQWRKIYENLEFIVVDEWHELIGSKRGVMMELAIQTLRTINPKLKVWGISATIGNLDQAKEILIPHQSSTLIKSNIKKKIEVNTIYPDNLEKYPWSGHMGIKLIDKVIPIILEHQSTLLFTNTRSQAEIWYQQLITHHPDFAGQIALHHGSLSDELRLWVEDALHEGILKAVVCTSSLDLGVDFRSVDCVIQIGSAKGIARFLQRAGRSGHRPDETSKIYFLPTHSLEIMEGSSIKYALENQFIEDRLPYIRSFDLLIQYMMTMAVGEGLNPDLLYNIILQTHAYNSVSKDEFMQCLHLLTQGGKSLTAYEEFHKLEKDEDDNLYKPTSRKVAMQHRLSVGAIVSDLMMKVKMAGGKYLGSIEEGFISRLKEGEAFWFSGRPLEIQQMKFNEVIVKPSKKNKGTIPSWRGGRMGISSNYGQAIRHMFDEMDQRISKKYEELRYLQPLFQEQQRISYLPKENELLVEYIHTKNGYHFLCYPYDGKLVHEGMAAILAYRISQIQPMTFSISSNDYGFELLSDQEFPIEDYIFELFSIENLSEDISNGVNLEEMARHKFRDIASISGLIFNGYPGKSVKTKHLQANASLFFGVFQDYEPENLLYKQAYDEVYDFQLERYRMQKAFERIDAHEIILRKPSQLTPFAFPIFAESFRERYSNEDWETRLKRLKDEMING